A single Klebsiella variicola DNA region contains:
- a CDS encoding sensor domain-containing diguanylate cyclase, producing the protein MRIATITNWAYGITVGLTLASGSAMLMASSADRVERQAVQQRQVFDTLSDEVENDAWALSDLARLYVVKPSPETLTQYQQLQQTDKSIEQRLAGLKDNGASREELALLQDGLRIADELQDEQQAALTHVARGDAPAAIAVLYGKAYETELERMQTQIDRFRQMLEHRAAIAIDQATERSRIWRTLSEIMVGLTALMFLFVLGFILKRRVLYPVVRLSDVVQRLASQDYAVETPHFTQVDEIGDMAQAIRIFRENGLARQQLEQQRDADWAIRELLARMTQRLQGCETIEDVIKVAELFAPNIAPTIPGKLYILDTDPWQMRCVAQWLSPAGETTSFAPDDCWAIRRGLSHPPVQGEPDITCYHLPEAHAGQSLCVPLIAQGEAIGLLSFQNVTASDAPSRAYLELMAEALGLALANQRLRSALLEKALFDSLTGLRNRHHLDEALHSQMALAVHTHTPLSCLMIDIDHFKAINDRYGHEAGDLVIKSVATIVQRAVRDIGMAFRYGGEEFLVLLPGIDEAGAHQCASEIYTQVHNMTLRDGLTEIGQVDVSIGIASYPQHTQSDSLLRAADAALYRAKELGRSRIVSFGRLKTR; encoded by the coding sequence GTGAGAATCGCCACCATCACCAACTGGGCTTACGGGATCACCGTCGGCCTGACGCTGGCATCCGGCAGCGCCATGCTTATGGCCTCCAGCGCCGACCGCGTCGAACGCCAGGCGGTACAACAGCGCCAGGTCTTTGATACCCTCTCCGACGAGGTGGAAAACGACGCCTGGGCGCTGTCTGACCTCGCCCGGCTGTACGTGGTTAAGCCTTCGCCGGAGACGCTTACGCAGTATCAGCAACTGCAGCAGACCGACAAAAGCATTGAGCAGCGGCTGGCCGGACTGAAAGATAACGGCGCCAGCCGCGAGGAGCTGGCGCTACTCCAGGATGGTCTGCGGATCGCCGATGAGCTTCAGGATGAACAGCAGGCGGCCCTGACGCATGTCGCCCGCGGCGATGCGCCAGCGGCCATCGCGGTGCTGTACGGCAAAGCGTATGAGACCGAACTGGAGCGCATGCAGACGCAGATCGATCGCTTCCGTCAGATGCTTGAGCATCGCGCCGCCATCGCTATCGACCAGGCCACCGAGCGCTCGCGGATCTGGCGTACGCTGTCGGAAATCATGGTCGGCCTGACCGCCCTGATGTTTTTGTTTGTCCTCGGCTTCATTCTCAAACGCCGGGTGCTGTACCCGGTGGTCCGTCTGAGCGACGTGGTGCAGCGTCTCGCCTCCCAGGACTATGCGGTGGAGACGCCGCACTTCACCCAGGTGGATGAGATTGGCGATATGGCCCAGGCGATCCGCATTTTTCGCGAGAACGGCCTGGCCCGCCAGCAGCTGGAGCAGCAGCGCGACGCCGACTGGGCGATCCGTGAACTGCTGGCGCGTATGACCCAGCGTCTGCAGGGCTGTGAAACCATAGAGGATGTGATTAAGGTGGCGGAGCTGTTCGCGCCGAACATCGCCCCGACGATCCCCGGTAAACTGTATATTCTGGATACCGATCCGTGGCAGATGCGCTGCGTGGCGCAGTGGCTGTCGCCCGCCGGGGAGACGACGTCCTTTGCTCCCGACGACTGCTGGGCGATACGGCGGGGACTCAGCCATCCGCCGGTGCAGGGTGAGCCCGATATCACCTGCTATCATCTGCCGGAGGCGCACGCCGGCCAGTCGCTCTGCGTACCGCTCATCGCCCAGGGCGAAGCGATCGGTCTGCTGAGCTTTCAGAACGTCACCGCCAGTGACGCCCCTTCCCGGGCTTACCTGGAGCTGATGGCCGAAGCGCTGGGGCTGGCGCTCGCCAATCAGCGTTTACGCAGCGCCCTGCTGGAAAAAGCGTTGTTCGATTCGCTGACCGGCCTGCGTAACCGCCATCATCTTGATGAAGCGCTGCACTCGCAGATGGCGCTGGCGGTCCATACCCACACCCCGCTGAGCTGCCTGATGATCGACATCGATCACTTCAAAGCCATCAATGACCGCTACGGCCATGAAGCCGGGGATCTGGTGATTAAGAGCGTCGCGACCATTGTGCAGCGCGCGGTGCGCGATATCGGCATGGCTTTCCGCTACGGCGGCGAGGAGTTTTTAGTGCTGCTCCCCGGCATTGACGAAGCCGGGGCGCACCAGTGCGCCAGCGAGATCTACACCCAGGTGCACAATATGACGCTGCGCGATGGCCTGACCGAGATAGGCCAGGTGGATGTGTCGATTGGCATCGCCAGCTACCCGCAGCACACCCAAAGCGACAGCCTGCTGCGCGCAGCGGACGCCGCGCTGTACCGGGCGAAAGAGCTGGGCCGTTCAAGGATTGTCAGCTTTGGCCGCCTGAAGACCCGCTAA
- a CDS encoding LysR substrate-binding domain-containing protein — protein MSLRALRHFVVVAEELHMHRAAERLHIAQPALSQQIKQLEQRLGVVLFSRANRRLTLTAAGEAFLQKTRLALEMADQAVLDAQRTARGEQGRLHLGYVSSAMYDSKLPGLLRELRADWPGIELSLVQGDVQMLYEALLDLRLDIAIIRAPLASPPDALVVRPFVREKLCLALYQQHPLAGVGALNLASLRTDNWISLDDPQGTGLEQVFIDACRVAGFTPQVVQRINDVTSMISLVSAGVGVALVPVSARALRLDNVVYIDLQDRLAESELSMVYHRHFRSAVVRKVISLLNAAEQ, from the coding sequence ATGTCCTTGCGAGCGTTACGCCATTTTGTGGTCGTTGCTGAAGAATTACATATGCATCGGGCGGCAGAGCGGTTACATATCGCCCAGCCCGCCCTCAGCCAGCAGATTAAACAACTCGAGCAGCGCCTGGGCGTGGTGCTCTTCTCCCGCGCTAACCGGCGCCTGACCCTCACCGCCGCGGGCGAGGCCTTCTTGCAGAAGACGCGGCTGGCGCTGGAGATGGCCGATCAGGCGGTCCTGGACGCCCAGCGCACCGCGCGAGGCGAGCAGGGGCGATTGCATCTGGGCTATGTCTCCAGTGCGATGTATGACAGCAAACTGCCGGGGCTCCTGCGCGAGCTGCGCGCTGACTGGCCGGGGATTGAGCTGTCGCTGGTGCAGGGGGATGTGCAAATGCTCTACGAAGCGCTGCTGGATCTGCGTCTGGATATCGCCATCATCCGCGCGCCGCTGGCGTCACCGCCGGACGCGCTGGTGGTCAGGCCATTTGTGCGGGAAAAACTTTGCCTGGCGCTTTATCAACAGCATCCGCTGGCAGGCGTGGGGGCGCTCAATCTGGCCTCGTTGCGCACTGACAACTGGATCTCGCTTGACGATCCGCAGGGCACCGGACTGGAGCAGGTATTTATTGACGCCTGTCGCGTCGCGGGTTTTACGCCGCAGGTGGTGCAGCGAATTAACGATGTCACCTCGATGATTAGCCTGGTCTCCGCCGGGGTGGGGGTGGCGCTGGTGCCGGTCTCGGCGCGGGCCTTACGCCTTGATAACGTGGTGTATATCGATCTTCAGGATCGGCTGGCGGAGAGTGAGCTGAGCATGGTTTACCACCGCCATTTCCGTTCGGCGGTGGTGCGGAAAGTTATCTCGCTGCTTAATGCCGCTGAGCAATAA
- a CDS encoding UbiD family decarboxylase, with product MTAPIQDLRDAIALLQQHDNQYLETDHPVDPNAELAGVYRHIGAGGTVKRPTRIGPAMMFNNIKGYPHSRILVGMHASRQRAALLLGCEASQLALEVGKAVKKPVAPVVVPASSAPCQEQVFLADDPDFDLRTLLPAPTNTPIDAGPFFCLGLALASDPDDASLTDVTIHRLCVQGRDELSMFLAAGRHIEVFRQKAEAAGKPLPITINMGLDPAIYIGACFEAPTTPFGYNELGVAGALRQRPVELVQGVSVPEKAIARAEIVIEGELLPGVRVREDQHTNSGHAMPEFPGYCGGANPSLPVIKVKAVTMRNNAILQTLVGPGEEHTTLAGLPTEASIWNAVEAAIPGFLQNVYAHTAGGGKFLGILQVKKRQPADEGRQGQAALVALATYSELKNIILVDEDVDIFDSDDILWAMTTRMQGDVSITTIPGIRGHQLDPSQTPAYSPSIRGEGISCKTIFDCTVPWALKSHFERAPFADVDPRPFAPEYFARLEKNHGQ from the coding sequence ATGACCGCACCGATTCAGGATCTGCGCGACGCTATCGCGCTGCTACAACAGCATGACAATCAGTACCTCGAAACCGATCATCCGGTTGACCCTAACGCTGAGCTGGCCGGCGTCTATCGCCACATCGGCGCGGGCGGCACCGTGAAGCGCCCCACCCGCATCGGCCCGGCGATGATGTTTAACAATATTAAGGGCTATCCGCACTCGCGCATTCTGGTGGGCATGCACGCCAGCCGCCAGCGGGCCGCACTGCTGCTGGGCTGCGAAGCCTCACAGCTGGCGCTGGAGGTAGGCAAAGCGGTGAAAAAACCGGTCGCGCCGGTGGTCGTTCCGGCCAGCAGCGCCCCCTGTCAGGAACAGGTCTTTCTGGCCGACGATCCGGATTTTGATTTGCGCACCCTGCTCCCGGCGCCCACCAACACCCCGATCGACGCCGGTCCCTTCTTCTGCCTGGGCCTGGCGCTGGCCAGCGATCCCGACGACGCCTCGCTCACCGACGTCACCATCCACCGCTTGTGCGTCCAGGGCCGGGATGAGCTGTCGATGTTTCTCGCCGCTGGCCGCCATATCGAAGTGTTTCGCCAGAAAGCCGAGGCCGCCGGCAAACCGCTGCCGATAACCATCAATATGGGACTCGATCCGGCTATCTATATCGGCGCCTGCTTTGAAGCGCCAACCACACCGTTTGGCTATAACGAACTGGGCGTCGCCGGTGCGCTGCGTCAGCGTCCGGTAGAGCTGGTACAGGGCGTCAGCGTCCCGGAGAAAGCCATCGCTCGCGCCGAGATCGTTATCGAAGGGGAACTGCTGCCGGGGGTACGCGTCAGAGAAGATCAGCACACCAACAGCGGCCATGCGATGCCGGAATTTCCTGGTTACTGCGGCGGCGCCAATCCATCGCTGCCGGTGATAAAAGTCAAAGCGGTGACCATGCGAAACAATGCGATTCTGCAGACGCTGGTAGGGCCGGGCGAAGAGCATACCACCCTCGCCGGGCTGCCAACGGAAGCCAGTATCTGGAATGCCGTTGAAGCCGCTATCCCGGGCTTTTTACAAAATGTCTACGCCCACACCGCGGGCGGCGGTAAATTCCTCGGGATCCTGCAGGTGAAAAAACGCCAGCCCGCCGACGAAGGGCGTCAGGGGCAGGCCGCGCTGGTAGCGCTGGCGACCTATTCCGAGCTGAAAAATATCATTCTGGTCGATGAAGATGTCGATATCTTTGACAGCGACGATATCCTGTGGGCCATGACCACCCGTATGCAGGGGGATGTCAGCATCACGACGATCCCCGGCATCCGTGGTCACCAGCTGGATCCTTCCCAGACCCCGGCATACAGCCCGTCGATCCGCGGAGAGGGTATCAGTTGCAAGACGATTTTCGATTGCACGGTGCCGTGGGCGCTAAAATCACACTTCGAACGCGCACCGTTTGCCGATGTCGATCCGCGTCCGTTTGCGCCGGAGTATTTTGCCCGGCTGGAAAAAAACCACGGTCAGTAA
- a CDS encoding Spy/CpxP family protein refolding chaperone codes for MNTRLRNTLLAIALTTCFTAASQASTSADIPSVSQDPVVQHLKLSEEQVAKIQALRQGFENNVSQIKISGYQDGALADVIHSGKWDDAKVKQQLAAFGQLDQQVRYYRVKYYFDVSQVLTPEQREQVKKDLSAAIN; via the coding sequence GTGAATACTCGCTTGCGTAACACCCTGCTCGCCATTGCGCTGACCACCTGCTTTACGGCAGCCAGCCAGGCGTCGACCTCCGCCGATATACCGTCTGTCTCGCAGGATCCGGTCGTCCAGCACCTGAAGCTGAGTGAAGAGCAGGTCGCCAAAATCCAGGCGCTGCGTCAGGGATTCGAAAATAATGTAAGCCAGATTAAAATCAGCGGCTATCAGGATGGTGCTCTGGCAGACGTTATTCACTCCGGAAAATGGGATGACGCTAAGGTCAAACAGCAGCTGGCCGCCTTTGGCCAGCTGGACCAGCAGGTGCGGTATTATCGTGTGAAATACTACTTCGACGTGAGCCAGGTGCTGACCCCCGAGCAGCGTGAGCAGGTGAAAAAAGACCTCTCCGCCGCGATCAACTAA
- a CDS encoding EAL domain-containing protein encodes MVEENVKNTSYRFVLEPAISDDGSYHSWELLTKDIIAPAQNTTSASTFSFSTLTERDKLALFIRQIELLSVFDFARVDNKPISLNIDDLLSHFILTDRYLCDFLRSCKHIALEINENFHEFIAGRELTALSTLAALCPVWLDDFGRGRTSFPLLERFRFDCVKVDKDYFWDKENDPAFPGLLQSIHTLTSHVIVEGIETEKQKQLISAAGDIIGQGRYWKDEYIFLCC; translated from the coding sequence ATGGTTGAAGAAAACGTGAAAAATACCTCTTATCGCTTCGTTCTGGAGCCCGCTATTAGCGATGACGGCAGCTACCACTCGTGGGAGTTGCTTACTAAAGATATTATAGCACCCGCACAAAATACCACCTCTGCGTCGACGTTTTCTTTCTCCACGCTTACCGAACGCGATAAGCTTGCTCTATTTATTCGGCAAATCGAGTTACTTTCTGTATTTGATTTCGCCCGGGTCGATAATAAACCGATATCGCTGAATATTGATGATTTATTAAGCCACTTTATTCTGACGGATCGCTATCTCTGTGATTTCCTGCGCTCCTGTAAACACATTGCTCTGGAAATAAATGAGAACTTTCACGAGTTTATCGCCGGACGTGAGCTGACGGCGCTGAGCACGCTGGCGGCGCTTTGCCCGGTCTGGCTGGATGATTTTGGCCGCGGACGGACGTCCTTCCCGCTGCTGGAGCGCTTCCGCTTCGATTGCGTCAAAGTGGATAAAGATTACTTCTGGGATAAAGAAAACGACCCCGCTTTTCCCGGGCTGTTGCAATCTATTCATACCCTGACCAGCCATGTGATCGTTGAGGGGATTGAAACCGAAAAGCAAAAACAGTTAATCAGCGCCGCCGGGGATATCATTGGACAGGGCCGTTACTGGAAGGATGAATATATCTTTCTGTGCTGCTGA
- a CDS encoding helix-turn-helix domain-containing protein has product MAGKIDYDIEKYQFTEAGESPRLRAQWREVYLECRQQQAGAEERLRIALLNVDYVTSFELPFRLLLVRAPQLIADVRDQLQLNRKAAVFNGKRYGCVYSLKQDLQPIPESFHYHLSNRIRRVDPQGPTAAPYQQIAREIKPARERLRHALLAGLPVTALDALFWFGSQRVAADIAQLRRSGMGIVTEEVEASDNLFNTTRRVPVYRLTSK; this is encoded by the coding sequence GTGGCCGGGAAAATTGATTACGATATTGAAAAATACCAGTTTACCGAAGCCGGTGAGTCGCCACGGCTCAGAGCGCAGTGGCGTGAGGTCTATCTGGAGTGTCGTCAGCAGCAGGCCGGGGCTGAGGAGCGTCTGCGCATTGCGCTATTGAATGTCGACTATGTCACCAGCTTCGAATTGCCTTTTCGCCTGCTGCTGGTGCGCGCGCCGCAGCTGATCGCCGACGTGCGCGATCAGCTGCAGCTCAATCGTAAAGCCGCCGTTTTCAACGGCAAACGTTACGGTTGTGTCTACAGTCTGAAGCAGGATTTACAGCCGATTCCGGAGTCCTTCCATTACCACCTGTCAAACCGTATCCGTCGCGTCGATCCGCAGGGACCGACGGCAGCCCCGTACCAGCAGATTGCCCGCGAGATAAAGCCGGCCCGGGAGCGGCTTCGCCATGCGTTACTTGCCGGCTTGCCGGTTACCGCGCTTGATGCGCTGTTCTGGTTCGGCAGTCAGCGGGTGGCGGCGGACATTGCGCAATTGCGCCGGTCCGGCATGGGAATTGTCACGGAAGAGGTGGAAGCCAGCGATAATCTGTTCAACACCACCCGGCGAGTACCGGTTTATCGTCTGACCAGTAAATGA
- a CDS encoding AraC family transcriptional regulator: MPSPFANTLYDPDAASCPAVACHLDFVEYEAEVPVHTHRKGQLIIVLYGAVSCRAENNLWIVPPRCAVWIPGGIPHSVSATWNARLNYLFIEPGAAALPGSCCTLALSPLIHELVERLTREGADYVADSHAGRLVRVTLDELATMPAQRLNLPVSAHPKIRAMADRLVSHPDDRSTLSVWAKRLALSERSLARVMLRETGLTFGRWRQQLHLIIALQELASGVSVQNVAAKLGYESVNAFITMFKKTMGTTPAHYFAERQTAAR, from the coding sequence ATGCCATCACCTTTTGCCAATACGCTGTACGATCCGGACGCCGCGTCCTGCCCGGCCGTCGCCTGTCATCTTGATTTTGTCGAGTATGAAGCGGAAGTGCCGGTGCATACCCATCGCAAAGGGCAGTTGATTATTGTGCTGTATGGTGCAGTGAGTTGTCGGGCGGAAAATAACCTGTGGATTGTGCCACCTCGCTGCGCGGTATGGATCCCGGGTGGTATTCCGCACAGTGTGTCCGCCACCTGGAACGCGCGCCTCAATTATCTGTTTATTGAACCCGGCGCTGCCGCACTGCCTGGCAGCTGCTGCACTTTGGCGCTCTCTCCCCTGATCCACGAGCTGGTGGAGCGACTCACTCGTGAGGGGGCGGATTACGTGGCGGATAGCCATGCCGGGAGACTCGTCCGAGTGACCCTTGACGAACTGGCGACCATGCCGGCGCAGCGCCTGAATCTGCCCGTCTCAGCACATCCCAAAATTCGGGCGATGGCCGACCGGCTGGTCAGCCATCCTGACGATCGCAGCACCCTGTCGGTGTGGGCGAAGCGTCTGGCGCTGAGTGAGCGCTCGCTGGCCCGGGTGATGCTGCGGGAGACCGGCCTGACCTTCGGGCGCTGGCGCCAGCAGCTGCATTTGATTATTGCCCTGCAGGAGCTGGCCAGCGGCGTTTCGGTACAAAACGTGGCGGCTAAGCTGGGGTATGAATCGGTAAATGCCTTTATTACCATGTTCAAAAAAACGATGGGGACGACACCGGCGCACTATTTTGCCGAGCGTCAGACCGCGGCTCGTTAA
- a CDS encoding FUSC family protein: protein MNINRFRQASWLRAAGAVARPFMPQSTSAVLRSDAQAILFSAKSFAAAMLAYYLALSIGLQRPSWAIITVYIVSQTSVGASLSRSVYRLLGTLVGAAATVFIVPTFVNQPILCSAMLGLWIAGCLCLSLLERTPRGYAFLLAGYTASLIGFPAVSVPGTIFDLAVIRVEEIAIGILCAGLIHRFVLPVRIAGRFNSTLAQTLATARQRIADTLAGKPVAAETLRLALSLQFLQGINHHLPWDDDLSAPHRQARKAIHDRLARLLIVNGELYDRLQRCGQPPDDLQTLLTEAEVWLRGPEAHRTALSADGLLSRCEQLINRCAPAQTLNEALRVSLVRHLAEAIRLLQQSERLAKAIYHRRSPTLPPDARAVKGYVFHRDPLSALRTAFGAFVIILSGCLIWIGSAWPDGGTAVSILGVCCSLFASFDAPAAQLVKYLIGCVWGVLFSLLYSFALLPQVSEFVLLAAMLAPVYLLAGSLQARPPTTFMAMGITLTLPILCELGPSYQGDFATAMNTSIALFVAIGYAAFGMRLLQTVQADAAVHRLLTLCRHDIRRAARGRLAHNAHRWTNLMIDRTALLLPRLPQSGPAAGQLLDKMLHDIRTGLAVIHLRRSYQPMDRETATAVQTLLDALRQESDIEALAQPVDALLAHGLPADAASHERAEALISLYCALHRPEESQKHA, encoded by the coding sequence ATGAACATTAACCGCTTTCGCCAGGCCTCCTGGCTGCGTGCCGCAGGCGCCGTCGCGCGCCCTTTCATGCCGCAATCGACTTCAGCCGTCCTGCGCAGTGATGCCCAGGCAATACTCTTTTCCGCAAAGAGTTTCGCCGCGGCGATGCTGGCGTACTATCTTGCGCTATCCATCGGTCTGCAAAGGCCTTCGTGGGCCATCATCACTGTCTATATCGTGTCGCAGACCTCGGTGGGCGCATCGCTAAGCCGCAGCGTCTATCGCCTGCTCGGGACCCTCGTCGGCGCGGCGGCCACCGTCTTCATCGTGCCCACCTTCGTTAACCAGCCGATCCTGTGTAGCGCCATGCTGGGCCTGTGGATCGCGGGTTGCCTGTGTCTGTCGCTGCTTGAGCGCACGCCGCGCGGATACGCTTTTTTGCTGGCGGGCTACACCGCGAGCCTGATTGGTTTCCCCGCCGTCTCCGTGCCCGGGACCATCTTTGACCTCGCGGTCATTCGGGTGGAAGAGATCGCCATCGGTATCTTGTGCGCCGGATTGATTCACCGCTTCGTGCTGCCGGTGCGCATCGCCGGGCGGTTTAACAGCACGCTGGCACAGACGCTGGCAACCGCCCGGCAGCGGATCGCCGATACGCTGGCCGGTAAGCCGGTGGCGGCGGAAACCCTGCGGCTGGCGCTGAGCCTGCAGTTTCTGCAGGGCATCAACCACCATCTTCCCTGGGATGACGACCTCTCGGCTCCCCACCGCCAGGCCAGAAAAGCGATCCACGACCGGCTGGCGCGACTGTTAATTGTTAATGGCGAATTGTATGACCGTTTACAGAGGTGCGGGCAGCCACCTGACGACCTGCAGACGCTGCTAACGGAGGCAGAGGTCTGGCTGAGAGGTCCGGAAGCCCACAGAACGGCGCTCTCCGCCGACGGACTACTCTCCCGCTGCGAGCAGCTCATCAACCGGTGCGCCCCTGCGCAGACGCTGAACGAGGCGCTGCGCGTTAGCCTGGTGCGCCACCTGGCGGAAGCCATCCGTCTCCTGCAGCAGAGCGAACGGCTGGCGAAGGCGATTTATCACCGCCGATCGCCAACCCTGCCACCTGACGCCCGCGCGGTAAAGGGCTATGTTTTCCATCGCGATCCGCTTAGCGCTCTGCGGACCGCCTTCGGCGCCTTCGTCATCATCCTCAGCGGCTGCCTGATCTGGATAGGCTCCGCCTGGCCCGATGGCGGCACTGCGGTCTCGATCCTCGGGGTCTGCTGTAGCCTGTTCGCCAGCTTCGATGCGCCGGCGGCGCAGCTGGTGAAATACCTGATCGGCTGCGTGTGGGGCGTGCTGTTCAGCCTGCTGTATAGCTTCGCCCTGCTGCCGCAGGTGAGCGAATTTGTCCTGCTGGCGGCGATGCTCGCCCCGGTCTATCTGCTGGCCGGTTCGCTGCAGGCGCGGCCGCCGACCACCTTTATGGCGATGGGCATCACCCTGACGCTGCCGATATTGTGCGAACTGGGCCCCAGTTATCAGGGGGATTTCGCGACGGCGATGAATACCTCTATCGCGCTGTTTGTCGCCATCGGCTATGCCGCGTTTGGTATGCGCCTGCTGCAAACCGTGCAGGCCGATGCCGCTGTCCATCGTCTGCTGACGCTGTGCCGTCACGATATCCGCCGCGCCGCGCGGGGCCGACTGGCGCACAATGCCCACCGCTGGACCAATCTTATGATCGACCGGACCGCTTTACTGCTGCCGCGGCTACCGCAGAGCGGGCCGGCCGCAGGTCAGCTGCTGGACAAGATGCTGCACGATATTCGTACCGGCCTGGCGGTGATCCACCTGCGCCGTAGCTATCAGCCGATGGATCGCGAAACGGCTACCGCCGTGCAGACGCTGCTTGACGCCCTTAGACAGGAGTCGGACATAGAGGCCCTCGCGCAGCCTGTTGACGCGCTGTTGGCCCACGGTTTACCGGCTGATGCCGCCTCACATGAGCGCGCGGAAGCGCTCATTTCCCTGTATTGCGCCTTACACCGGCCTGAGGAGAGCCAAAAACATGCGTGA
- a CDS encoding DUF1656 domain-containing protein, with translation MRDLAMGGVFFPGLLVVGLVALLATLLLQPLIFSVRGLGRLPCRPLWGLSLYIVLFFLLLQEVNTLGFAV, from the coding sequence ATGCGTGATCTCGCGATGGGCGGGGTATTTTTCCCCGGCCTGCTGGTTGTCGGCCTTGTCGCCCTGCTCGCGACGCTGCTGCTGCAACCGCTTATTTTCTCCGTCCGGGGCCTGGGCCGCTTGCCCTGCCGCCCGCTGTGGGGGCTTTCCCTCTATATCGTCCTCTTTTTTCTGCTTCTGCAGGAAGTTAACACGCTGGGGTTTGCCGTATGA
- a CDS encoding HlyD family secretion protein codes for MTVYLTLLGRYALTLGAVAAAALLAFILWKQEAQTPWTRDGRVRADVVQIAPDVSGPVASVAVKDNQWVNRGDVLYSIDPRWLKLAVSSAQAEVEARRQEMAMRQDAARRRAQIQGVISSEDLKQTTSAASVAAANYQGALAALALAQLNLAHATVRTPVAGYVTHLRLRPGDYATAGVTKVAIIDGQRFWVVGYFEETRLRHIHVGDTAHITLMGYDPVITGHVESIGHGIGDTNDETGALGLPEVEPTFSWVRLAQRVPVRIHIDTLPEGVERVAGLSATVSVIPARLARRAGKSSPAGANQAQ; via the coding sequence ATGACAGTCTATCTCACACTCCTGGGCCGCTACGCCCTGACCTTAGGCGCCGTTGCCGCCGCCGCGCTACTGGCTTTCATTCTCTGGAAACAGGAGGCGCAAACGCCCTGGACCCGCGATGGTCGGGTACGGGCCGACGTGGTGCAGATCGCTCCCGATGTCTCGGGACCGGTGGCCAGCGTGGCGGTAAAAGACAACCAGTGGGTCAATCGGGGAGATGTGCTCTATTCCATCGATCCGCGCTGGCTGAAGCTGGCGGTCAGTAGCGCCCAGGCGGAGGTGGAAGCCCGACGCCAGGAGATGGCGATGCGCCAGGATGCCGCCAGACGACGGGCGCAGATCCAGGGCGTCATCTCCAGCGAAGATCTGAAACAGACCACCAGCGCGGCCAGCGTCGCGGCCGCTAACTACCAGGGCGCGCTGGCGGCACTGGCGCTGGCGCAACTGAATTTAGCGCATGCCACCGTGCGGACGCCGGTGGCCGGGTACGTCACCCATCTGCGGCTACGCCCGGGCGACTATGCCACCGCCGGGGTGACGAAAGTGGCCATTATTGATGGCCAGCGTTTCTGGGTGGTGGGGTATTTTGAAGAGACCCGCCTGCGCCACATCCACGTTGGCGATACCGCACATATCACGCTGATGGGGTATGATCCGGTCATTACCGGCCATGTCGAGAGTATCGGACACGGGATCGGCGATACCAATGATGAGACCGGTGCCCTGGGCCTGCCGGAGGTCGAGCCGACCTTCAGCTGGGTGCGGCTGGCGCAGCGTGTGCCGGTACGCATCCATATCGATACCCTGCCCGAGGGGGTGGAACGGGTCGCCGGCTTGTCCGCGACTGTCTCGGTCATTCCCGCGCGGTTGGCGCGGCGCGCCGGCAAATCCTCACCTGCCGGCGCGAATCAGGCTCAGTGA